A window of Aliarcobacter trophiarum LMG 25534 contains these coding sequences:
- the plsX gene encoding phosphate acyltransferase PlsX, translating to MIKIAIDAMGGDFGPEPIIEGLILAIRNNNNFTAIAVGDKEQLSLLIPPAFNHRIEILDTKDVISMHDSATDALKRKESTIYRAIELVKEGKANAVVSAGHSGATMSLATLKIGRLKGVSRPAIATLMPTSENQNTLVLDVGANVDSDAKNLFQFAIMGQAYAQSVLRLDEPMIGLLSNGEEESKGNEVTKECYKLLSSAKVPNFAGNVEGADIFKGTVDVVVCDGFVGNILLKTAEGVADTIGKIIKKNLKRSLISIAGAVLMRKVFKSLKVRVDYAEYGGAPLLGVKAPVIISHGKSNPKAIKNAIFQAIISASSNLDSIIEQRLEKYTIKEDSIKKDTI from the coding sequence ATGATAAAAATAGCAATAGATGCAATGGGTGGGGACTTTGGTCCCGAACCAATAATTGAAGGGCTTATTCTAGCCATTAGAAACAATAACAATTTTACGGCAATCGCTGTTGGAGATAAAGAACAATTATCTCTACTAATTCCCCCAGCTTTCAATCATAGAATAGAAATTTTAGATACTAAAGATGTTATTAGTATGCACGATAGTGCCACTGATGCATTAAAGAGAAAAGAATCTACTATATATAGAGCAATTGAGTTAGTAAAAGAAGGAAAAGCAAATGCAGTAGTATCTGCTGGACACTCTGGCGCTACTATGTCATTAGCCACATTGAAAATAGGAAGATTAAAAGGGGTTTCAAGGCCTGCTATTGCAACACTTATGCCAACAAGTGAAAATCAAAATACTTTAGTACTTGATGTTGGAGCAAATGTTGATAGTGATGCAAAAAATCTTTTTCAATTTGCTATTATGGGACAAGCTTATGCTCAATCTGTTTTAAGACTAGATGAGCCAATGATTGGACTTCTAAGTAATGGAGAAGAAGAGAGCAAAGGTAATGAAGTTACAAAAGAGTGCTATAAATTACTAAGTTCTGCTAAGGTTCCTAATTTTGCTGGGAATGTCGAAGGTGCTGATATTTTTAAAGGTACTGTTGATGTTGTTGTTTGTGATGGTTTTGTAGGAAATATACTACTAAAAACAGCTGAAGGTGTTGCTGATACAATAGGTAAAATAATTAAGAAAAACCTTAAAAGATCACTTATTTCAATAGCTGGAGCTGTTTTAATGAGAAAAGTATTTAAGAGCTTAAAAGTAAGAGTTGATTATGCAGAGTATGGTGGGGCACCACTTTTAGGAGTTAAAGCACCAGTTATTATCTCTCATGGAAAATCAAACCCAAAAGCAATTAAAAATGCTATTTTTCAAGCAATAATTAGTGCTAGTTCAAATTTAGATAGCATAATTGAACAAAGATTAGAGAAATATACAATAAAAGAGGATAGTATAAAAAAAGATACTATTTAA
- a CDS encoding beta-ketoacyl-ACP synthase III gives MTYAAFRSIGAYIPQKIMTNADFEKIIDTSDEWIVKRTGIKERRLAEKDEASSDLGAKAAEIAIKRAGINKEEIDLIICATVTPDFLCMPSTACLIASKIGIKDIMAFDVSAACTGFVYILNIAKAFIESGLKKNILLVGAEKYSSILNYEDRTTCFIFGDGAGAAIISATNDKNEAILDVSCSSDGTYEDLIKTAGGGSKHPCSQEVLDAKMSCISMKGNETFKLAVKTLTSDVIKMMEKHNLKNSDITHFIPHQANYRIIKAVGEALNLNENQTVVTVDKYGNTSAASIPMAMNDAFEEGKIKAGDTILFDAFGGGLTWGSALFKFAPKK, from the coding sequence ATGACATATGCAGCTTTTAGATCAATTGGAGCTTATATTCCGCAGAAAATTATGACTAATGCAGATTTTGAGAAAATCATAGATACATCTGATGAATGGATAGTAAAGAGAACTGGTATAAAAGAGAGAAGATTAGCAGAAAAAGATGAAGCAAGTTCAGATTTAGGTGCAAAAGCAGCTGAGATAGCAATAAAAAGAGCAGGAATCAATAAAGAAGAGATTGATTTAATAATTTGTGCAACAGTAACTCCTGATTTTTTATGTATGCCTTCAACTGCTTGTTTGATAGCTTCAAAAATTGGTATAAAAGATATTATGGCATTTGATGTTAGTGCTGCTTGTACTGGATTTGTATATATTTTAAATATTGCAAAAGCTTTTATTGAATCTGGTCTAAAAAAGAATATTTTACTTGTTGGAGCTGAAAAATATAGTTCTATTTTAAATTATGAAGATAGAACTACTTGCTTTATATTTGGAGATGGAGCAGGTGCTGCAATAATCTCTGCAACAAATGATAAAAATGAAGCTATTTTAGATGTTTCATGTTCTAGTGATGGGACATATGAAGATTTAATTAAAACTGCTGGTGGTGGGAGTAAACATCCATGTAGTCAAGAGGTTTTAGATGCTAAAATGTCATGTATCTCTATGAAAGGAAATGAGACATTTAAACTTGCTGTTAAAACTTTAACTTCTGATGTTATAAAAATGATGGAAAAACATAATTTAAAAAATAGTGATATAACGCATTTTATTCCTCATCAAGCAAACTATAGAATTATAAAAGCTGTTGGTGAAGCTTTGAATTTAAATGAAAACCAAACAGTTGTAACTGTAGATAAATATGGAAATACAAGTGCTGCTTCTATTCCTATGGCTATGAATGATGCTTTTGAAGAAGGAAAGATAAAAGCAGGGGACACAATACTTTTTGATGCCTTTGGTGGTGGTCTTACTTGGGGAAGTGCTTTATTTAAATTTGCACCTAAAAAATAG